In Excalfactoria chinensis isolate bCotChi1 chromosome 3, bCotChi1.hap2, whole genome shotgun sequence, one DNA window encodes the following:
- the LOC140250043 gene encoding gallinacin-5-like, whose translation MKILPLLFAVLLLMLRGEPGLSLAQGSRQDCERRRGFCSHSSCPPGIGRIGLCSEKVFCCRR comes from the exons ATGAAGATCCTGCCTCTCCTCTTTGCTGTCCTCCTCCTGATGCTCCGGGGAGAACCAG ggctgtcccTTGCTCAGGGATCACGCCAGGACTGTGAGCGCCGTAGGGGCTTCTGCTCCCACAGCTCATGCCCTCCAGGGATCGGTCGCATTGGCCTCTGCTCCGAGAAAGTCTTCTGCTGTCGGAGGTAG